From a region of the Rhipicephalus microplus isolate Deutch F79 chromosome X, USDA_Rmic, whole genome shotgun sequence genome:
- the LOC142775507 gene encoding uncharacterized protein LOC142775507 → MDREKFIALGQQLGLENEELREWVERECVEARDERAREREIAKENAERQQKLLEQQQKVQEQELKILELKLRLQESASRVQPMVADEQGGSSMSARGITEVCSPHKLIPPFNEARDDLDAYLQRFERVATCQGWPREKWALSLSLCMTAEALTVIGWLDPTAVLNYDQLKAALLQRFRYTAEGYREKFCKAKPEKNETGLQYAARLSGYFDRWLEVGKTETSFASLRDLMISEQFMKGCSPALRIFLKERSCKTLSSLCETADNFMEAQALTNLGRERIPKNPGPSVSKPVSAKKTEKPASRCFLCDKAGHRAADCWSRTKGNTFSRCGVCKQSGHSSDRCPGRKFCKDQASCMLSEKREDLTPEHHKSGYIVLQDGGTIPIVNATSSRRSANVGVADMPVVEGFLEDRPVHVLRDTGCNTVVVRQSLVPKQKFTGTMSPVYLLDRTVRYLPEAKVLLQCTLFTGEVLVKCMTDPLYDVILGNIKGAALPDTLPMNESAPQHDHGHVETRRAPCTDSSKGNAVNGEQDVSGNLHATQPRSNAEEAYEPPHEAMEKRPLPEEVLLGKAGGTKKHTSLPVMTLPALQVRSEALKKYQVDDETLRKCFEAVGKKIMSNDRETVFFIRDGTLFRKHNLPDGTNLEQLVVPRQLREVVLKLAHEGILAGHQGITKTVSRVTGEFYWPGVQSDTKRFVKSCDICQRMVPRHLVGRAPLGTTPIIETPFTRVGIDIIGLLSPTSEKGNRYVLTMIDFATRYPDAVALPSIEARQVAEGLLEMFSHVGIPKEIISDRGTSFMSAVMKEFSRLLSFKQLPTTPYHPMANGLIERFNGTLKRMIGRMCQERPKTWDRYIGPLLFAYRELPQFSTGSSPFELLYGRYVRGPMAVLKELWTNPRLDDETKTTYTHMMELRQRLERTCALAHKELMKAKKLQKGYYDKKARQRELVPGDQVLVLLPADANKLVLSWKGPFPVIEKRSELDYLVNLCHKVTLFHINMLKKYEERKPLSQRTVGGVTTTLPRRLDLCCTQFPTRAVNYYPAKQPTPQLKEKALP, encoded by the coding sequence ATGGACAGGGAGAAATTTATTGCACTTGGCCAACAGCTAGGGTTGGAGAACGAGGAGCTCAGAGAGTGGGTTGAGCGAGAGTGCGTTGAAGCTCGAGATGAGCGTGCTAGGGAGCGCGAGATCGCGAAAGAAAACGCTGAGAGGCAGCAGAAGCTGTTAGAGCAGCAGCAGAAGGTGCAGGAACAAGAGCTGAAGATCCTCGAACTGAAGCTTCGACTTCAGGAGAGCGCAAGCAGGGTACAGCCAATGGTGGCTGACGAACAAGGAGGATCCAGCATGAGCGCCAGAGGAATAACAGAGGTCTGCAGTCCTCATAAACTAATTCCGCCCTTCAATGAGGCTCGGGACGACCTCGACGCGTACCTGCAGCGATTTGAACGGGTCGCCACGTGTCAAGGGTGGCCGCGTGAAAAGTGGGCTCTTTCGCTTAGCCTATGCATGACAGCAGAAGCGCTAACAGTCATAGGCTGGTTAGATCCAACAGCTGTGCTGAATTATGATCAGCTGAAAGCGGCGCTTCTTCAGAGGTTCCGCTATACTGCGGAAGGCTACCGCGAAAAATTTTGTAAAGCGAAGCCCGAAAAAAACGAGACTGGTCTGCAGTATGCTGCAAGACTTTCCGGCTACTTTGACCGTTGGCTTGAAGTGGGAAAAACGGAGACAAGTTTTGCTAGCCTACGAGATCTGATGATAAGTGAGCAATTCATGAAGGGTTGTTCTCCGGCACTCAGGATCTTTCTCAAGGAGAGAAGTTGCAAAACCCTGAGTTCGCTTTGCGAGACTGCCGATAACTTCATGGAAGCACAGGCGCTCACAAACTTAGGAAGAGAACGGATTCCCAAGAATCCGGGACCTTCGGTGTCCAAGCCGGTGTCcgcgaagaagacggagaagcctGCAAGTCGCTGTTTCCTTTGTGACAAGGCAGGCCATCGCGCAGCTGACTGCTGGTCCCGCACGAAAGGGAATACTTTCAGCCGATGCGGAGTATGCAAACAAAGTGGACACAGCAGTGACAGATGCCCCGGTAGAAAATTTTGCAAAGACCAGGCATCATGTATGCTATCAGAAAAACGCGAAGACTTGACACCTGAACACCATAAGAGTGGCTACATTGTTCTCCAAGACGGCGGAACAATACCCATCGTCAATGCCACATCAAGTCGACGATCCGCGAACGTTGGAGTCGCTGACATGCCTGTTGTGGAGGGGTTCCTAGAGGACAGACCAGTGCATGTGCTTCGAGACACCGGCTGCAACACGGTCGTCGTGCGGCAATCCTTGGTTCCGAAGCAGAAGTTCACGGGAACGATGAGCCCAGTGTACTTACTGGACCGTACTGTGCGATACCTCCCAGAGGCGAAAGTCCTTTTGCAATGTACATTGTTTACTGGGGAAGTACTCGTTAAGTGTATGACCGACCCATTATACGACGTAATTTTGGGCAACATCAAGGGCGCGGCATTGCCGGATACGTTACCTATGAATGAGTCAGCACCACAGCATGACCATGGCCATGTGGAAACAAGGCGTGCACCATGCACAGACTCTAGCAAAGGGAATGCTGTCAATGGTGAGCAGGATGTATCTGGCAATTTGCACGCAACCCAACCAAGATCGAATGCGGAGGAagcgtatgagccaccgcatgaaGCCATGGAAAAGCGGCCCCTACCTGAAGAAGTCCTCTTAGGAAAAGCAGGAGGAACGAAGAAGCACACTTCTTTACCTGTGATGACTCTGCCTGCTTTACAAGTGAGAAGTGAGGCGCTTAAAAAATATCAAGTGGATGACGAAACTTTGCGAAAGTGTTTCGAGGCGGTTGGCAAGAAAATCATGTCGAACGATCGAGAAACGGTGTTTTTCATTCGGGACGGAACCTTATTCCGCAAGCACAACTTGCCAGATGGAACTAATTTGGAGCAACTTGTTGTACCACGGCAGTTGCGTGAGGTGGTGCTGAAACTGGCCCACGAAGGCATCTTAGCCGGCCATCAAGGTATCACGAAGACAGTAAGCAGGGTCACTGGAGAGTTCTACTGGCCGGGTGTCCAATCCGACACAAAACGCTTCGTGAAATCTTGCGACATCTGTCAACGGATGGTGCCACGCCACCTGGTGGGACGCGCTCCCTTGGGCACCACGCCTATCATCGAGACACCGTTTACGAGAGTTGGCATTGATATTATCGGCCTATTGTCACCAACATCTGAAAAGGGCAATCGCTACGTACTGACAATGATAGATTTTGCGACGCGATACCCCGACGCGGTAGCACTTCCCTCCATTGAAGCGAGACAGGTTGCGGAAGGTCTCCTGGAAATGTTCTCTCACGTTGGCATACCTAAagagatcatcagtgatcgcggcacGTCTTTCATGTCAGCAGTTATGAAGGAATTCAGCCGACTGCTTTCATTCAAACAACTGCCTACTACGCCATACCATCCAATGGCCAATGGTTTGATTGAACGTTTTAATGGGACATTAAAACGCATGATAGGGCGAATGTGTCAAGAGCGTCCGAAAACCTGGGACCGTTACATTGGTCCGTTACTGTTCGCCTACCGAGAGCTTCCCCAATTTAGCACTGGATCCTCTCCTTTTGAATTATTATATGGTAGATACGTGCGAGGGCCAATGGCTGTTCTCAAGGAGCTCTGGACGAACCCTCGCCTCGATGACGAGACCAAGACGACATACACGCATATGATGGAGCTGCGGCAACGTTTAGAACGCACCTGTGCGCTCGCACACAAAGAATTGATGAAGGCGAAGAAGCTGCAGAAAGGGTACTACGATAAGAAAGCGAGACAGCGCGAACTTGTCCCTGGTGACCAGGTGCTGGTGTTGTTACCAGCCGATGCTAACAAGCTGGTGCTTTCCTGGAAGGGCCCCTTCCctgttattgagaaacgcagcgaGCTAGATTACCTAGTAAACCTGTGCCACAAGGTTACGCTCTTTCACATCAACATGTTAAAGAAGTATGAGGAGCGCAAGCCGCTAAGCCAACGAACGGTTGGAGGCGTTACCACGACGTTACCACGGCGCTTGGATTTGTGCTGCACCCAGTTTCCTACGCGAGCCGTAAATTACTACCCCGCGAAGCAGCCTACTCCACAATTGAAAGAGAAGGCCTTGCCGTAG